TAATTGTAGTTAATACAGCTAGAGGTGAAATTGTTGATTTAAAAGCAATGCTTAAAGGACTTAAATCAGGAAAAGTTCGTGGATTTGCTACTGATGTTTTAGAAAGAGAAGAAGGACGTTTCTATGAAGATGTTTCTTCTCGTATTGCTGAATTAAAAGCAATGGACCCGGAATGAAAAGAACTTATTGAAATGCCTAATACTTTAGTTACATCTCACCAAGCTTACTTAACAGACTTAGCATTAAGTCAAATTGCATTAGCTACATTGGAAAATGCAGATAACGCTGAAAAAGGAGACTTCTCAAAAGCTTTAAGAGTTCTAGAGAACGGAAAAATACAAAATGGATAAAATTCAATCAACTGCTGTTGACAGAAAAGAAGAGTCAGAAAAACCAAGGCCAGCTCAAGCTGTCAAAATGTTTATTAAAGATTTTTTTAGCTTTTTCAAATTTAAATTAACTGAAAGAGATAATGCTGAAAAACCTGGCGATGTTAAAACATGAATTACCCATGGAATCGCTGAATTTATCGGAACAATATTAATTTCACTTGGACTAGCTGGAGTTTCAATCTATACTCCAAATCCAAACGGTTATGTTGCCGAATCTTATTTATTACACCCAATTATCGTTGGTTTCTATGCTGGGTTTATTGTTGTTGGAGCATGTTTATTCCTATTTCTTCGTTGAAGTTGTGATTTAAACCCTTCAGTAACAATTTACCGTTATTTAAATGGTAGAAATAATGGATGATATGCAACTTATAAAATTATTATCCAAATGTTAGGAGCTGTTGCTGCCGGAGCTATTATTTATGGTTTGGGTAAAGCGTCTGCACCTGACCACTTTATATCAAATGCACCAATTACAGCAATAGGAGCAGCTAAAAAATCATTCTTAGATTATACACATGCAAGCAGAACTCATTTACTTGCTAGTGGATCCTTATGAATTTTCTTTGTTGAGTTAGTAATGACTTCAATTCTATTATTCCCAATTTTCTCACCTAACATTAATAACAAATACCGTGATTTATTAATTATGTTTGTTATTTCACTTTCAGTGTGAATGGGACTTTTAGGAGGATCAGCTGCAATTAACCCTGCTAGAGGGCTTGCACAACAATTCCCAGTACTTCTTTTTGAAGGGCACTCAGAAAACTTAGTCGCTTCTACAGTTAAAGATTTACATGGACTTGGATATCAAAACCTAGGGTTTAGTTCTGAAATTTTTACAACTGTTAATAAAAATCTATTTCATCCAGATGTAAAACTACCTGAAGGACAAGATGCACATGCTATTGCACAAGCATTAAAAGAAAACGGAATCTTATGAGATTCAATTGCTTATGGAACACTTGCTATGGTTATTGGTGATGTTCTTTCACCTGTATTCTACTTACTTGTTCAAGGATTTACACTTACAACAGTTAACCCTATGGTAACTAAAATTATTGCATTTAAAAACTATAGAGCACAACAAATTACTACACCAGCAAAAAGCAGAGAAACTAAAAAATAATTATTTTATTCATACATATATTTAATATATATGTATGATTTTTATATCTGGAGGAAATATGGATAAAGACGCAATTTTATTAGTTTCAAAAGAACTAAATATAACAGAAAAACAAGTTAATACAGTGCTTGACATGTTAGCTCAAGGTGATACAGTACCCTTCATTTCTCGTTATAGAAAAGATAAAACTGATGGATTAAATGAAGAACAAATTTATAAAATAGAAGCTTTATTTAAATACAAAAACGAATTGCTTGAAAGACAACAAGCAATTTTAAAGATTTTAAAAGAAAAAGACTTGCTCACAGAGGAATTAGAAAAGAAAATCAAAGCAACTACAGTAAAAAGCGATTTAGAAGCCTTATATGAACCTTTTAAAGTAGGTAAAGTTACAAAAGCATCTAAAGCTATTGCTTTAGGGCTTGAACCGCTTGCAAAAAGAATTTTTGAAAACAAATCAAAAGATTTTAAAAGGGAAATTGAAGCTAAAAAATACCTTAGTGAACAAGTTCCTAGTGTCGAATTCGCCTTGGAGCAAGCTAATTACATCATTGCTCAATGAATTTCACAAGACTTTGAAATTAGAGAACAAATTAAAAATGATATTTTAAATTATGGAAGTATTGTGACTTCTCAAAACAAAAAAGTTGAAGATGAAGGTTTAAAATTCAAAAATTACTATGAATACAGCATTCCAATTAAATACATTAAAAACCACAATGTTTTAGCAATTAATAGAGGTGAAAAATTAGGTATTTTAAAAGTATCATTCTCATATAAAGAAAATGTGCTTGAAACAATTATTTTAAAGAAAATAGATAAAACTAGAAATAATAAACCTAATGTAATTGATGCATTACAAGATAGTTTAAAACGTTTAATTTTACCTAGTGTAGAAAGAGAAATCTTTAGTGATTTATTTTCTAAAGCTGAAGCTTCAAGTATTCAAATTTTTGCTAATTCAGTTGAAAAATTACTTTTAGCACCTGCAATTAGTGGTCACAATATTTTAGCTATTGATCCAGCGTTTGTAAATGGATGTAAAATGGCTGCATTAAATGAAAATGGAGACGTTTTAAAGATAGATAAGATATTTCCTAATAAGCCACAAGAAAGAGTCGCAGAAGCTACTAAAAAAGT
The DNA window shown above is from Mycoplasma seminis and carries:
- a CDS encoding aquaporin, translating into MDKIQSTAVDRKEESEKPRPAQAVKMFIKDFFSFFKFKLTERDNAEKPGDVKTWITHGIAEFIGTILISLGLAGVSIYTPNPNGYVAESYLLHPIIVGFYAGFIVVGACLFLFLRWSCDLNPSVTIYRYLNGRNNGWYATYKIIIQMLGAVAAGAIIYGLGKASAPDHFISNAPITAIGAAKKSFLDYTHASRTHLLASGSLWIFFVELVMTSILLFPIFSPNINNKYRDLLIMFVISLSVWMGLLGGSAAINPARGLAQQFPVLLFEGHSENLVASTVKDLHGLGYQNLGFSSEIFTTVNKNLFHPDVKLPEGQDAHAIAQALKENGILWDSIAYGTLAMVIGDVLSPVFYLLVQGFTLTTVNPMVTKIIAFKNYRAQQITTPAKSRETKK
- a CDS encoding Tex-like N-terminal domain-containing protein; the protein is MDKDAILLVSKELNITEKQVNTVLDMLAQGDTVPFISRYRKDKTDGLNEEQIYKIEALFKYKNELLERQQAILKILKEKDLLTEELEKKIKATTVKSDLEALYEPFKVGKVTKASKAIALGLEPLAKRIFENKSKDFKREIEAKKYLSEQVPSVEFALEQANYIIAQWISQDFEIREQIKNDILNYGSIVTSQNKKVEDEGLKFKNYYEYSIPIKYIKNHNVLAINRGEKLGILKVSFSYKENVLETIILKKIDKTRNNKPNVIDALQDSLKRLILPSVEREIFSDLFSKAEASSIQIFANSVEKLLLAPAISGHNILAIDPAFVNGCKMAALNENGDVLKIDKIFPNKPQERVAEATKKVLDMIRSYDIDIVVIGNGTASRETETFIANIISQNKLNVKYAIVSEVGASVYSASKLAIEEFPNLNVEERSAINIGRKFLDPLNELVKIDPKSIGVGQYQHDVNQKELEHYLDFKVQKVVNQVGVDLNTATKHILTFIAGLSPKNAENIIQYRNAKADKSFSSRFELKNIKGIGEKTFEQAIGFLRIFSSPNYLDKTIIHPESYALANEIIKDYNLNPSEDGINVSSLNVGELSKKYNADKYQIELILQAFSTPLKKIVDDKQGFILKDTLTKVEDLQPGSVVSGTVENITDFGVFMYIGIKQSLFIHVSNLKLEEGNTIFDQYYPGMILKAEILEIDMQRNRVNGKELVA